The genomic DNA CACCTCAGAACTTTGGTCAGCCCGGCTTATTCTTAACCATATTCACAGTCCCGACGCGCTTCAGCGGATACTGAACGCCTACTCAAAACAAACCGGCGCCGCAATCGTCGGCTATTATATTCTTCGCCCCGCATCGCTCACCTTGCTGAAATGGCCCGAAACCCGCCCTGGCTACTTTGAGGCAACGACAGCCGAGTGCGAAGCGGCCGCAGAAAGCCTCGGCAAGACACTGGGCGCAAAATCTTTGGAACATGACATCATCCCACGCGGCGCCCTCCACACCATGATGGGCCGCCGCCGCGCCGGCTACGACGACGGCGACGTCGTGCCCATGCAGGAGCTGGAACGGTTGGCCCAGCCCCACTGCGCAGTCACCGAAGCCGTCATGCTCTCCGTCCGCACAGTCAAAGGCGGGGAAGTGGAGCCATACGGCGAGCCGGTCGGCATTATTGCCACTACGCCGGAGCATGAGCACGTCATTCATGATATCGGCGAAACGTTGCAGCAGTTTCACTATGCCATCGAGCGCGGGCCGCACGGCAGCGACCCGGGCCGAACGGATTTCTACGAGACGCACTGGGCACACAAGTACTATCCCCAGACATGACGAACCCCCGAGCGGGCCAGGGGCCGTCGGGGGTGTAGAGTGGCTACGGCCGCCCGCAGATTGCGCGGATTCTCCGTACCCGTTGTGTGCCGTGTGTCCTGGCGACTGCCTGGCGGAAGCCGGCGAGCAGCCCGGGGTGGGGCGTTGCAGGGGCTTGCAGCCGAGCAGGCGCAGTGCATCGCCGCTGGTCTCGCTCAGTAGCAGTGCTTCGATTTCGCGGACGTCATCGAGGGTGACGATGGGACGGTCGCGGATGAGGCTCTTGCTTGTGTAGCTGATGTTGATGGTGCCGGCGTTGAGGGTGGTCAGGGTGGCGAACGTCAGGTAGTAGCAGAAGTGTTGTCTGCCGCTGGGATGTTCACTGGAGCCCAGCAACCGGTCAAGGCCGAGCAGCGGTGCGCTGCTTGTGTTGGTGCTGCTGATGATCTTCGCGGTCAGCTCCACCATCGTCTGCTCGTCAAGTGGCCCGTCGGGCAGCTCGACGACGCAGTTGTCGATGCGGGGCGGCTGCGCGGCGTCACTCATGAAGGCGACGAGGTACGATGCCATGGGCACTCCTTGCTAGTGGGGTGTGCAGAGACTACACTATTATAAATAAAATATCTGTTTTGTCAATACTGATACCGCCGTCAGACATGACGAACCCCCGAGCGGGCCAGGGGCCGTCGGGGGTAGAAATGATTGGTGCCCAGGGGTGACGGCCGCCCTGCCCGCGTACTGCGGACAGGGCGGCCAGACGGGGACGTGGCCGTCAGTTGTCGTTCGCCGACGACCACGACGCGTTCAACAGCTTGAGCCAGATGCCGATCTTCTTGCCCGGCAGCAGCCGCTCGATGGCGAGCCGCAGGTTGCGGGTGCGGTCGTCCTTGTTGACCTCGCGGTCGGGGTAGGCGTAGCACTCGATGCTGAGCACCAGGTCGAACTCGCTCTGGCCCCTGATGCCCTCGTCGATCTGGAGGATGTAGGCCTCGATGTCGGTCGTCGGGTCGAGCGTGCCGTTGCTGCCGTCATTGGTGACGCAGCTCAGCGCCTCGGCGATGAGGGGCCGCACATCCTTGATGAACTGCGCGGCCCCCCGGCTGCCACCGAGGGCCGTGTACGGGTCGCAGATGACCTGGGCGAGAGGCATGAGCCGCTCCTTCGTTCATGACGCAGCGCACTGCGCCAGCGGATAGGACATGTATAGATTAGAATGAATATAAGTTTTTGTCAATACAACCCGCCATACTGCGGACATGACGAACCCCCGAGCGGGCCAGGGGCCGTCGGGGGTGGATGCCCCAGTGTGGGGCGGGTGATGCTCAGTCCTTGCCCGGCGACGACCACCCCGCCTGCACGGGCAGGAGCTGTACGCCGACGACGTGACCGTCCGGCAGGACCTCGGTCCGGAGCCGGATTTCGCGCGCCAGTTCCATGCGCTTGAGTTGGAGCTCGAAGGAGCCGGGGCAATGGATGATCAGGACGATGTCCACCGGACTCTGGCCCCGCACGTCCGGGTCGGTGTTGACGACGAGGATGGCGATGTCCTCCTGGGGGTCGGGCGCGTACGTGTCGCCGTCCGGCAGGGTGTGGGCCAGGGATTCGGCCAGGATGATGCGCAGTCCATCCAGGAATTTCTCGCAGGCGCTGGGACTACCGAACACCCTGTTGGTGTTGGCCAGCATCTGGACGAGCATCATGGGCTTCTCCTTGCTATATGGCGCGGACGCCAAGGGATGAGACGTATACAATGTAGAATGAAAGCGGATAGCTGTCAATAACGTGGTATAGCAAGCCTACCCGCCGACGAAACCACACGCCGGCCTGAATGAAACGGAGATGTCATGACCCTGCCGTCTGGCATGGAGAGTGTCCTGGCGCGCATCGTCGAGGGCCTGCTGGCTGGCCGCTTCGACCCCATGGGCGACTACGGCACTGCGCCGTTTGACATGATGCTGCAAGGCAACAACACTCCGGGCGGACAGCGGGTCCTGCGCTGGCTCGACCGCAGCGTGACCCTGCAGACCGAAGGCGGCTGGCGCGTGATCTTCGCCCACCCTGAACGCCTGGCGGACCCCATTGCCAGCGGCCTGACGCTGGCTTTGGTGCCAGCGGGTGCCGACGACTGTTCGGCGGAGGCCCGCTACTTCGGCATCTGGGCCGCGGAGCGGGGCGGCGTCCGGTTCATCGAACGGGCTGATGATGCGGAGGTGGTGGCGCCTGAGACGTCTGGCTGAGCCGCCGTCCCGCCATCCGCATCTTTCGGCTCCTTAAGCCGTCGCCCCGTCCGGGCGGCAGGACGCCACTACAAGGTAGGGCCCTGCCGCTTATGGCGGGGCTTTACCTTTGGTATGATAAGGGTATATGGACCAACAGATACACCTCCCACCCCGCTTACATTTTCTTCACGGCCCGACGGCCACACTCCTGGGCATCAGCCTCACGTACGGTGCCGGACTCCTGGCTGCAGTCCTGGCCGGACTGGTGCTGTTTGAATCCGGTTTGGAAATCTGGCAGGCGCTGCTCGTCAGCATCCTGTTCTTTGATGTGGCCGCTGGCGCCGTGGCTAACTTCACCAGTGCCACTAACCGTCATTACCAGACCAGCACCAAGCAGCGCGCCATATTTCTGGCCGTCCACCTGCTGTTCCCGCTTGCACTGGCGCTGATCCTGGGCGATTTTTGGCTGTTTGCCATCGTGCTGGCGGTTTTTACGGTGGTCTCCGGCTTCGTTATCCAGCTCTTCCATAAGGTCGAAGACCAGCTGACGCTGGCGGCCTTCCTGGCGGTGGTGGGGCTGAGTGTCATGGGTCTGTTCTCGTATGTGCCGATGTACCTGAGCATCTTTGGCGCGCTGTTCATCATCAAGATAGTGTTGGGATTTGCGGTGCGGCGGCCGGATCTGCGGGAGGATGAAGCGGTGAATGCCGCGCCTGTGCAGCCTGCCGTGCCGGCACCCGTCAGTGAACCTTCTGTAGCGCCAGTCGTTGCACCCAATCCATTCGCGCCGCCCGTTGAAACGCCTGCTCCAACACCTGCTCCGGAATCACCAGCGCCTTCGTCCCCTCCAACATCCGACGACCCCCGCTAACATTGCGGCATCCACCGCAACGCGTACAATAAGAAGTAACATCTAAGCGAGGACATTTCATCATGGCAGTAAAGCTCAACACCTACCTCAACTTCCCTGGCACCACCCGTGAAGCCATGGAATTCTACAAATCTATCTTTGGCGGCGACGTCCAGAGCGACACCTACGGCAGCTACGCCGGCAGCATGCCGGTTAGTGAAGGCGACGAAGACAAGATTATGCATGCTGTCCTGACTGGCGACAACGGCATCGAGCTGATGGCCGCCGACACCGCCCAGGGCATGGGTGAGGCGAACGCCGACAAGGTCAGCCTGACCCTGAGCGGCGACGACGAAGCGCTGCTGCGCAGCTACTGGGACAAGCTGGCCGAAGGCGGCCGTGTCAACGAACCGCTGGTCAAAGCGCCATGGGGCGACACCTTTGGCATGCTGACCGACAAGTTCGGCGTCAACTGGATGGTGAACATCACCGCTGCCCAGCAGTAGCCCTTTCAGCAACATTTCAGAAAAACCTGTTATACTACAACCATGGATATACTGCAATTCTTCATGGATATATTCAATGCTATCATCGGGTTCCTGAATTCGATCCTGACGTTCATCGAAGGCATCTTCAAGCCGATTACCGATCTGATTGAGCGCTGGAACAACATCGTACCGAGTGAGGGCGGCGAGTAATCGTAGCAAACACTAATAAAGCCGGGCTTGCGCGCCCGGCCTTTTTAGTACTTTGTGCATAGCGCTTAAAAGTCGAACAGGTCGCCCAAAAAGCCTTCCTTTTTGTGCTTGCGGCGGTGGTGCTCGTCGGAATCGTGGCCGTAGGTGCGGTAATCGCGGTGATGGTCGTCATCGTCATCATCATAATGCCGCTGCTGGGTGGGACGGTGCGATGGTTGCTGGTGGTGGCCGGGCTGTGGTGCGAAGCCGTGCTGGCTGGTGCCGGCACCCTGGCCGCGCTCAATGATCTTATCCAGCTCGCCACGGTCGAGCCAGACGCCGCGGCATTGTGGGCAATAATCAATCTCGACGCCTTGGCGCTCGGTCATTACGAGGAGGGTGTTGTCGTTGGGGCAGTGCATGTGGGGTCTCCGATCTTAGTGATGCAGATAGTGTAGCAGGTCTTGCTGAAAAGATACTGAGTAAATCAATTTAAGGATGATATGTGGCGTATGAGGGCCAGATCATCAACTGGTAAGTTATCTGCGGATATCTCAACTCGGTAATACTTTTGATTAAGTGGTATGAAATACGTTATGTAACGCGTTACCGCGGTTAGGTACGAGAGCCGGGTTTCATATGTATAGCGAACTGCTTTCTGGCCATCAAGGAAAAACTCATCTCGGCTCGTAATGGCTACTTTATAGCTGCCAGGTTTAGGCGAGATGACATGGTCATCTCCTGTGTGAGATTGCTCAAAGTCTCCGGTTGCCCTGGTAAGGTCGCGGCCAGCTCCTAGAATGGCAGCGAACCGTTTATTGCTGCGAGTGCCGTCTTTCAGTACGGTCTGATGTAGTATGGCACCCGTAGGCGTAGGCGAACTTATGATGCTAAATTTCCATGCCGAGGGATGGGTGACTCGTAGCTTCATGGCAGCGTTATCGTTGCGTACCCAGCCTTCTGGTACTGCCTGGCTACTGGCGACAGACTGTAGACGGTCGGTGTTCGAGATAGGATGGAATATCGTGTTTATGTTGAACGGTTGCGCG from Candidatus Saccharibacteria bacterium includes the following:
- a CDS encoding VOC family protein encodes the protein MAVKLNTYLNFPGTTREAMEFYKSIFGGDVQSDTYGSYAGSMPVSEGDEDKIMHAVLTGDNGIELMAADTAQGMGEANADKVSLTLSGDDEALLRSYWDKLAEGGRVNEPLVKAPWGDTFGMLTDKFGVNWMVNITAAQQ
- a CDS encoding zf-TFIIB domain-containing protein translates to MHCPNDNTLLVMTERQGVEIDYCPQCRGVWLDRGELDKIIERGQGAGTSQHGFAPQPGHHQQPSHRPTQQRHYDDDDDDHHRDYRTYGHDSDEHHRRKHKKEGFLGDLFDF